In the genome of Paenibacillus pabuli, one region contains:
- a CDS encoding immunity protein TriTu family protein produces MIRNEFSQWAKCQAEHLQSLGISTEPAKQGDVDEHLIPDPSTGFIHESEYAIGQVTVWESKQMEYEVVNIKTEELLIWKYVENIEDDEPDFDEILREYFEVLQSGLKP; encoded by the coding sequence ATGATCCGAAACGAATTTAGTCAATGGGCCAAGTGTCAGGCGGAACACCTGCAATCGTTGGGTATCTCGACGGAGCCGGCCAAACAGGGGGACGTTGATGAACACCTTATTCCTGATCCTTCAACCGGATTCATTCATGAGTCCGAGTATGCCATCGGTCAGGTGACTGTCTGGGAATCGAAACAAATGGAATATGAGGTTGTGAACATCAAGACGGAAGAACTGCTTATATGGAAGTATGTTGAAAACATTGAAGATGACGAACCAGATTTTGATGAGATTTTGAGAGAATATTTCGAGGTGTTACAGTCTGGGCTCAAACCTTAA
- a CDS encoding serine hydrolase domain-containing protein — translation MGDRNMKFNAAFVEEVIHRTLAEKRIVGSVVQIAWKGEVVYNSADGLADREQNIRMQENALFRYASVTKPIVSTAAMVLISQGKLKLDDLVVKWLPEFRPKQPNGEVASMTVHHLMTHTAGLTYRFFQENGGTYELAGVSDGMDIAGVTLEENLQRIASAPLLYEPGKMWRYSIATDVLGAVIEKVTGLTLREAVELLVTHPLGMKDTDFVAVDSDRITAAYADSSNSSGQPRRLSDEEHVPFIEGTAGFQLAPERYLDPSAYLSGGAGMIGSAGDFLVLLETLRQGGGSLLPKALVTKMTTNQIGDLDMPYWPGRGFGLGFTVLKDPVEAGTSESAGTWRMGGTYGHSWFVDPTEELSVVAFTNTALEGMSGRFTTELCEAVYKGIERMR, via the coding sequence ATGGGAGATAGAAATATGAAGTTTAACGCTGCATTTGTAGAAGAAGTGATTCACCGTACGTTGGCAGAAAAAAGAATCGTGGGTTCCGTTGTTCAGATTGCGTGGAAAGGGGAAGTGGTCTACAACAGCGCGGATGGCCTCGCCGATCGAGAACAGAACATACGCATGCAAGAAAATGCGCTGTTCAGGTATGCTTCTGTGACCAAGCCAATTGTATCTACTGCCGCCATGGTATTGATATCCCAGGGTAAATTGAAGCTGGATGACTTGGTTGTGAAATGGCTGCCTGAATTCCGTCCCAAACAGCCAAATGGGGAAGTTGCTTCCATGACGGTTCATCATCTGATGACACATACGGCGGGGTTAACGTATCGTTTTTTCCAGGAAAACGGGGGAACGTACGAACTTGCCGGAGTATCCGATGGGATGGATATCGCTGGTGTTACACTGGAAGAAAATTTGCAGAGGATTGCTTCTGCTCCACTGCTGTATGAGCCTGGGAAGATGTGGAGATATTCGATTGCAACAGATGTACTTGGTGCTGTTATTGAGAAAGTGACCGGGCTGACACTGCGAGAGGCCGTAGAACTGCTCGTGACTCATCCGCTGGGCATGAAGGATACGGATTTTGTTGCTGTGGACTCGGATAGAATAACAGCTGCCTATGCGGACAGTTCCAACAGTTCAGGGCAACCTCGTCGTTTGAGCGATGAGGAGCATGTACCTTTTATTGAAGGAACGGCAGGCTTCCAACTTGCACCCGAAAGATACCTTGATCCATCAGCCTATCTTTCGGGTGGTGCGGGCATGATAGGAAGTGCGGGTGACTTTCTTGTTTTGCTTGAAACGCTGCGTCAAGGTGGAGGTTCGCTGCTTCCTAAAGCGCTGGTCACCAAAATGACGACTAATCAGATTGGCGACCTGGACATGCCTTATTGGCCAGGCAGAGGATTTGGTCTGGGATTCACGGTGCTGAAAGATCCGGTAGAGGCAGGTACATCGGAGTCTGCTGGAACGTGGCGTATGGGTGGAACCTACGGTCACTCGTGGTTTGTTGATCCAACAGAAGAACTGAGCGTTGTCGCGTTTACAAATACGGCTCTGGAGGGCATGTCGGGCAGATTCACAACGGAACTTTGCGAGGCTGTCTATAAGGGAATAGAGCGAATGAGATAA
- a CDS encoding Lrp/AsnC family transcriptional regulator yields MDQIDTNILFHLQNQARLSMTELGKLVGLSQPAVTERVKRLEESGVIEEYRTIISPQKIGKSSTSYLLFRTRDCHAFLDFCRSSPEVVECHRVSGEHNYLLKIMTDSIADLEAFGDRCDQYGTYTTLIAISSPIASKNLIEGTNPV; encoded by the coding sequence ATGGACCAAATCGATACCAATATCCTCTTTCATTTGCAAAACCAGGCGAGACTATCCATGACGGAACTGGGCAAACTGGTAGGTTTATCTCAACCCGCCGTAACGGAACGCGTGAAGCGTCTAGAAGAAAGCGGTGTAATCGAAGAGTACCGTACCATCATTTCCCCGCAAAAAATAGGGAAGTCGAGTACTTCTTATCTTCTTTTTCGCACACGGGATTGTCATGCCTTTCTTGATTTCTGCCGTTCGTCACCCGAAGTGGTCGAATGTCATCGCGTGAGTGGAGAGCATAATTACCTGTTAAAGATCATGACGGATTCAATTGCTGATCTCGAAGCGTTTGGGGACCGATGTGATCAATACGGTACCTATACCACCCTCATCGCGATATCTTCACCTATTGCAAGCAAAAATCTTATCGAAGGAACGAATCCGGTGTAA
- a CDS encoding MFS transporter, with protein MAKERLPWSALLALAMAGFICILTESLPAGLLPQIAQDLEIGEGLAGQLVTLYALGSLLAAIPLTTVTRGWRRRPLLLLCIFGFLIFNTITAVSSVYGLTLAARFMAGVSAGVLWGMTAGYARRMVSDSLKGKGMAVAMVGTPLALALGVPLGTFLGNYAGWRLIFGTVSLLTVVLVLWVLWKVPDYEGEPARHQLALHRIFVIPGVRPILFVVLTWVLAHNILYTYISPYLGETILSERVDLILMIFGVTSVLGIWIIGLLIDRYMRLLILVSLVLFALASLGMGIFIHQPMMIILGVVVWGLTFGGAATLLQTAIAQAGGKSADVAQSMLVTAWNLGIGGGGIVGAILLDQTGARFLPISLILLIVMALLVAWSASKHGFPR; from the coding sequence ATGGCGAAAGAACGCCTTCCCTGGTCAGCTCTGCTCGCTCTGGCCATGGCTGGATTTATATGCATTCTTACAGAAAGTCTACCGGCGGGGCTGCTGCCGCAAATAGCGCAAGATCTGGAGATTGGGGAAGGTTTGGCTGGACAGCTCGTCACTTTGTATGCGCTGGGATCTCTTCTGGCGGCAATTCCGCTGACGACAGTAACTCGTGGATGGAGACGCAGGCCGCTGCTGCTATTATGCATCTTCGGTTTTCTAATTTTCAACACGATTACGGCTGTATCTTCGGTATATGGTTTGACCCTTGCTGCGCGCTTCATGGCAGGCGTGTCTGCTGGAGTGTTGTGGGGGATGACTGCAGGTTACGCACGCCGGATGGTTTCAGACTCGTTAAAGGGAAAAGGGATGGCTGTCGCCATGGTGGGCACACCGCTCGCTCTTGCATTGGGCGTTCCCTTGGGTACCTTTTTGGGCAATTACGCCGGATGGCGTCTTATTTTCGGAACAGTTTCATTATTGACAGTAGTACTTGTATTGTGGGTGCTCTGGAAAGTACCTGACTATGAAGGGGAGCCTGCACGTCATCAGCTTGCGCTTCATCGTATTTTTGTTATACCGGGGGTTCGTCCCATATTGTTTGTTGTTCTGACCTGGGTACTGGCCCATAACATTCTGTACACGTATATCTCACCTTATCTGGGCGAGACGATATTGTCAGAACGGGTGGACCTGATTCTGATGATCTTTGGAGTGACTTCGGTGCTCGGTATATGGATTATTGGGCTGTTGATTGATCGTTACATGAGATTATTGATTCTGGTTAGCCTTGTTCTATTTGCGCTGGCCTCGCTGGGAATGGGGATCTTTATCCATCAACCGATGATGATCATTCTGGGAGTAGTGGTCTGGGGGCTTACATTTGGCGGAGCGGCTACGTTATTACAGACTGCAATTGCGCAGGCGGGAGGCAAAAGTGCCGATGTTGCCCAATCCATGCTGGTGACAGCATGGAACCTAGGGATCGGAGGGGGTGGGATCGTCGGAGCCATTCTGCTGGACCAGACAGGTGCTCGTTTCCTGCCCATTTCCCTGATCCTTTTGATCGTTATGGCTTTACTCGTGGCTTGGTCCGCCAGTAAACATGGTTTCCCAAGATAG
- a CDS encoding aminoglycoside phosphotransferase family protein: protein MRLTLESIRWVELSEEICFLLEKPYKMLPLSPGLEADVVKIECTDHSYVLKIWNKDSKPDIRNQYELLSDLYQKGIQVSQPYGWGMDVDSNQVLLTSYDGEPIAKLSKTKLEQLAQRLIQVHGYNVNDTGNADANFIPQYDFVGYFFPSIELYEDIHQILTSLLQRTEFRQDHLIHGDYNLGNILEADDQYRIIDWTNGQLGDPRYDMAWSIFLMTIYAGERNGKMYRALFKSLTEYTPDDAEIFEAMACLRWILLKRVSNVPMGPGVMQRVKKITGTNSYLNDELL from the coding sequence ATGAGGTTAACTCTGGAAAGTATCCGCTGGGTCGAGTTGAGCGAAGAGATTTGCTTCCTGCTTGAAAAACCATACAAGATGCTGCCCCTGTCTCCAGGGCTGGAAGCAGACGTTGTGAAGATAGAATGTACAGATCACTCTTATGTATTAAAAATATGGAACAAGGACTCCAAACCCGATATTCGCAACCAGTATGAACTTTTATCTGACCTTTATCAGAAAGGGATACAAGTCTCCCAACCGTACGGTTGGGGCATGGATGTGGATTCTAATCAAGTCCTGTTAACAAGTTATGACGGGGAGCCTATAGCCAAGTTAAGCAAAACCAAGCTGGAGCAATTGGCTCAAAGGTTAATTCAAGTCCATGGTTATAACGTAAATGATACGGGTAACGCGGATGCAAATTTTATACCACAATATGATTTCGTTGGATATTTTTTTCCCTCCATTGAACTGTATGAGGACATACACCAGATTCTGACGAGCCTTCTTCAACGGACTGAGTTTAGACAGGATCATTTGATCCACGGTGATTATAACCTGGGTAATATTCTGGAGGCGGATGATCAATACAGAATTATTGATTGGACGAATGGACAGCTCGGTGATCCGAGGTACGATATGGCGTGGTCGATTTTTCTAATGACGATCTATGCGGGAGAACGAAACGGAAAGATGTACAGGGCTCTATTTAAGAGTTTAACGGAATACACACCAGACGATGCAGAGATTTTTGAAGCTATGGCTTGTTTGCGCTGGATTCTATTAAAGCGAGTGTCTAATGTTCCTATGGGGCCGGGTGTTATGCAGCGGGTTAAAAAGATTACTGGCACTAATTCATATTTAAATGATGAACTGCTGTAG
- a CDS encoding DinB family protein → MESFFRYNWIVREQWFQWCEDVPLEELLRPRTGGVGNILQTFFHIIDVEWSWLQVLQGKPDGMENFEDYKTLEALRQFERKLRPDVEAFVLSWESSMEKRPYIDPELDHTTVKESWGEVMRHVIAHEIHHMGQLSIWSRELDKKPVSANFIGKGLIAPDN, encoded by the coding sequence ATGGAATCTTTCTTTCGTTATAACTGGATCGTGCGTGAGCAGTGGTTTCAATGGTGTGAGGACGTACCGCTGGAAGAGCTGCTTCGGCCCCGAACAGGTGGAGTAGGCAATATATTGCAAACGTTTTTTCATATCATTGATGTGGAGTGGAGCTGGCTCCAAGTATTACAGGGCAAACCGGATGGAATGGAGAATTTTGAGGACTATAAGACACTGGAAGCTCTGCGACAGTTCGAGCGCAAGCTGCGACCCGATGTGGAGGCATTTGTTCTATCCTGGGAGTCCAGCATGGAAAAGAGACCTTACATTGATCCTGAATTGGATCATACCACTGTCAAGGAATCGTGGGGAGAAGTGATGCGTCACGTGATTGCTCATGAGATTCACCATATGGGACAATTATCGATATGGTCCAGAGAACTGGACAAGAAGCCTGTGTCTGCCAATTTCATTGGTAAAGGACTTATTGCTCCTGACAACTAG
- a CDS encoding GNAT family N-acetyltransferase, with protein sequence MQQIPAEWNSDRLFMSDLKESEIFDMQSIVDTSSYMQEWDGRDHEPDYVRTCFEEGNLPPGGRLENYRIQTIRTCEENKSIGVLSLYHGYPMEDSVYLEFLYIHSETQKQGYGQEVMHALTQLFSELGYKEIRINVALKNWPALRFWTKLGFDQISGIYGDLEHSDKTYANMELIKTLKKHDI encoded by the coding sequence ATGCAACAGATTCCGGCAGAATGGAATTCAGACCGACTCTTCATGTCCGATTTGAAAGAATCAGAGATTTTTGATATGCAATCCATTGTGGATACGAGCAGCTATATGCAGGAATGGGATGGACGAGATCATGAGCCGGATTATGTGAGGACGTGCTTTGAAGAAGGCAATCTGCCTCCTGGGGGAAGGTTGGAAAACTACCGAATTCAGACCATTCGTACCTGTGAAGAAAACAAAAGTATAGGTGTGCTGAGCCTGTACCATGGCTATCCCATGGAGGATTCCGTTTATCTCGAATTTTTGTATATTCATAGTGAGACCCAGAAGCAGGGTTACGGACAAGAAGTGATGCATGCGTTAACCCAATTGTTTTCCGAGCTTGGTTATAAGGAAATCAGAATTAACGTAGCGCTCAAAAATTGGCCTGCCTTACGATTTTGGACCAAGTTGGGATTTGATCAGATTAGCGGGATCTACGGAGATCTTGAACATTCGGATAAGACTTATGCCAATATGGAACTGATTAAAACACTTAAAAAGCATGATATATAA
- a CDS encoding cysteine hydrolase family protein — MPTHCALLVIDVQVAMFDESDPVYQGDLLLHRIQHVISKARQKGYSVIYIQHSEGAGSPLERGTAGWAIHPSIAPIAGDLIIEKQTPDSFHETDLNLKLQENGVTDLILTGMQTEICVDTTCRRASSLGYTVTLVRDAHSTWKSNTLQAEQIIEHHNSILSMFANVVDTENVMNG, encoded by the coding sequence ATGCCAACCCACTGTGCACTTCTTGTAATCGATGTACAGGTAGCCATGTTCGATGAATCAGATCCGGTATATCAGGGGGACTTATTGCTTCATCGAATACAACACGTCATTTCCAAGGCTCGGCAAAAAGGATACTCCGTTATCTACATTCAGCACAGTGAAGGAGCAGGGAGTCCACTTGAGCGTGGAACGGCAGGTTGGGCGATTCATCCGTCCATTGCGCCGATCGCGGGTGACCTTATTATTGAAAAGCAGACACCGGATTCGTTTCACGAAACAGATCTGAATCTGAAATTGCAAGAAAACGGAGTGACGGATCTTATTCTGACTGGCATGCAGACTGAAATATGCGTGGATACGACCTGTCGCAGAGCAAGTAGCCTTGGCTATACAGTAACCTTGGTTCGTGATGCTCACAGCACATGGAAGTCCAACACTCTTCAAGCTGAACAGATTATTGAACATCACAATTCGATTCTGAGCATGTTTGCAAACGTGGTGGATACCGAAAATGTAATGAATGGATGA
- a CDS encoding GrpB family protein, giving the protein MENQWRIATYDPAWRHMFLDTGMSLREALGEKALRIDHVGSTSIVGMDAKPIIDIQISVSNYEDLPNYQQEIEAVGFIFREDNPDKTKRYFREVPGHRRTHIHVRQAGSFSEQMNLLFRNYLREHPAERLKYAEEKHRLIALYKDQRSKYVEGKGPMVWSILEKAHLWSQEIGWQPGESDV; this is encoded by the coding sequence ATGGAAAATCAATGGAGAATTGCAACGTATGATCCGGCTTGGAGGCATATGTTCCTCGATACCGGAATGAGTTTAAGAGAGGCGTTGGGAGAAAAGGCCTTACGGATTGACCATGTCGGATCAACTTCCATCGTTGGAATGGATGCCAAACCGATCATAGATATACAAATTTCCGTATCCAATTACGAAGATTTGCCTAACTACCAACAAGAAATTGAAGCGGTCGGTTTCATATTCAGAGAAGATAATCCGGATAAAACCAAACGATATTTTCGCGAAGTACCCGGACACAGGAGAACACATATACACGTAAGGCAAGCAGGCAGCTTCTCTGAACAGATGAACTTGCTTTTTAGAAATTATTTGAGGGAACATCCAGCTGAACGCTTGAAATATGCGGAAGAGAAGCACAGGCTTATCGCCTTATACAAGGACCAGCGGTCAAAATACGTGGAAGGCAAAGGACCGATGGTGTGGAGCATATTAGAGAAAGCTCATCTATGGTCCCAAGAAATCGGGTGGCAACCGGGAGAATCTGACGTATAG
- a CDS encoding glycoside hydrolase family 43 protein, which translates to MKYNNPVIKGFYPDPSICKVDDTYYLVCSSFQYFPGVPLFESKDLLNWTQIGHCLTRKSQVQLETVSSSGGVFAPTIRYNNGRFYMTTTNDTTRQNFYIWTDDIHGEWSEPIIVNQGGIDPDLYFEDGKAFFMSNGTDDEGIGGIIQCEIDIETGDKKTPSRSIWQGTGGRYLESPHLYKMNGYYYLMASEGGTEYGHMVTYARGDSPSGPFEPYANNPVLTNRNLGGYELQGVGHGDLVQDQEGNWWIFHLGFRQIGQWLTYHHLGREVFLTPVTFDEDGWFTAGHQGTTLMSFDTDRISDLVIQQEQKSYTFENTDWNLDWCYLRHPNTKNYLLEHDKIKLKGTEVTLDVPASPTFIGIRQKDFDATISVDVSLTNGEAGITIYMDEQHHYDLAIRKEQSGYKVIERLNIGDIKSVENEVKMGNDHHATLVIRSSHERYSFFIDRDGEDILLGTAQTRYLSSEVAGGFTGVLIGLYASGEGSEAEFSKFKCDYN; encoded by the coding sequence ATGAAATATAATAATCCGGTCATTAAAGGGTTTTATCCGGATCCAAGCATCTGCAAGGTGGATGATACGTACTATTTGGTGTGCAGTTCCTTTCAGTATTTTCCCGGTGTCCCGCTTTTTGAGAGCAAAGACTTATTGAATTGGACGCAAATCGGTCATTGTTTAACCCGAAAAAGCCAGGTTCAACTGGAGACGGTGAGCAGCTCAGGTGGCGTCTTTGCCCCAACGATACGATACAATAACGGGCGATTCTACATGACCACGACCAACGATACTACGCGTCAGAATTTCTACATATGGACTGACGATATACACGGAGAGTGGTCAGAACCGATTATTGTGAATCAAGGAGGAATCGACCCGGATTTGTATTTTGAGGACGGTAAGGCCTTCTTTATGAGCAATGGGACCGACGATGAAGGCATTGGTGGAATCATTCAGTGTGAGATTGACATTGAAACGGGGGACAAAAAGACCCCGAGCCGTTCAATATGGCAAGGGACAGGCGGACGTTATCTGGAAAGCCCGCATTTGTATAAAATGAATGGATACTATTACCTCATGGCATCGGAAGGTGGAACCGAATACGGTCATATGGTTACGTATGCCCGGGGAGATTCTCCTTCAGGTCCTTTCGAACCCTATGCCAACAATCCTGTTCTGACCAATCGTAACTTGGGCGGTTATGAACTGCAGGGGGTTGGTCATGGCGACCTGGTTCAGGATCAGGAAGGGAATTGGTGGATCTTCCATTTGGGCTTCCGTCAGATTGGACAATGGCTCACCTATCATCATCTTGGCAGAGAAGTATTCCTTACGCCAGTTACCTTCGATGAGGATGGCTGGTTCACGGCAGGGCATCAAGGAACCACACTTATGAGCTTTGATACCGATCGTATCTCTGACTTAGTCATTCAACAAGAACAAAAAAGCTATACGTTCGAGAACACGGATTGGAATCTGGACTGGTGTTATCTCCGTCATCCCAATACCAAAAATTACTTGTTAGAACATGACAAAATAAAGTTGAAGGGAACCGAAGTTACGCTGGATGTTCCTGCATCCCCAACATTCATTGGCATACGTCAAAAAGACTTTGACGCGACCATCTCTGTTGACGTTAGTCTTACGAATGGAGAGGCAGGCATCACCATCTACATGGATGAACAGCACCATTATGACTTGGCCATTCGCAAAGAGCAAAGTGGGTATAAGGTAATTGAGCGTCTGAATATTGGGGATATCAAATCCGTCGAAAATGAAGTGAAAATGGGAAATGATCATCATGCCACATTGGTTATACGGTCAAGCCATGAACGCTACAGTTTCTTTATTGATAGAGATGGAGAGGACATTCTCTTAGGCACGGCACAGACGAGATACCTTTCCTCGGAAGTTGCTGGAGGATTTACAGGGGTACTCATTGGTTTATATGCTAGCGGGGAAGGTTCGGAAGCTGAGTTTTCAAAATTTAAGTGTGATTACAATTAA
- a CDS encoding ArsR/SmtB family transcription factor: MIKANGEPQFIPLYEALASEVRWRIMDLIADREMNVKDIAAALELSPSIVTMHIRKLEQAGLIDSRRIRLNGGTHKLCFLKPNNIEIELPSANRTAKVREQTISVGHYTAFEVHPTCGLGTHEKEIGVWDDPRYFLDPERVHAAILWFGRGYVEYKTPNYMLPDQTASAIEISVEMASEAPGLRDHWPSDIRFTFNGISLGTWTSPADFGRAARGKYTPTWWHRNVNQYGLLKTIRVDDSGTYMDGERMSDVTIEDLKLEEPFWTLRFTVDEEGSNVGGLTLYGSGFGNHDQDIVIRVHR, from the coding sequence ATGATCAAAGCGAACGGAGAGCCACAATTTATACCGTTATACGAAGCACTGGCAAGCGAGGTTCGATGGAGAATCATGGATTTGATTGCAGATCGCGAAATGAATGTGAAGGATATTGCCGCAGCTTTAGAACTCAGCCCCTCCATCGTCACCATGCACATACGGAAACTTGAACAAGCCGGACTAATCGATAGCCGGAGAATACGCCTGAATGGAGGCACGCACAAATTGTGTTTCCTCAAACCAAATAACATTGAGATCGAACTGCCCTCCGCCAACCGAACCGCAAAGGTTAGAGAGCAGACCATTTCAGTGGGTCACTATACTGCATTTGAAGTCCATCCGACCTGCGGTCTTGGAACGCATGAGAAAGAAATCGGTGTTTGGGACGACCCACGCTACTTCCTCGATCCTGAGCGGGTGCACGCGGCCATCCTCTGGTTTGGAAGGGGTTATGTCGAATACAAAACGCCTAACTATATGCTTCCCGATCAGACTGCCAGTGCCATTGAGATTTCAGTGGAAATGGCTTCTGAGGCCCCGGGTTTACGAGATCATTGGCCATCAGATATCCGATTTACGTTTAACGGCATTTCGCTTGGAACCTGGACAAGCCCGGCTGACTTCGGACGAGCTGCTCGAGGCAAATATACGCCGACATGGTGGCATCGTAATGTGAATCAATATGGACTATTAAAGACGATTCGTGTTGATGACTCGGGTACGTATATGGATGGAGAGCGGATGTCGGATGTGACCATTGAGGATCTTAAACTAGAGGAACCATTCTGGACGCTTCGTTTCACGGTTGATGAGGAAGGATCTAACGTAGGGGGATTAACACTCTATGGTTCCGGGTTCGGCAATCATGACCAGGATATTGTCATACGCGTACATCGTTAA
- a CDS encoding DUF6157 family protein, producing the protein MKDMNYYETFIAVAEDCPVKVAEIPKAKNGGKTVPVIQYEMITNHPYQYTQEDVMFEVFAQRNDIPDEQRSTERTKFFSKGQPCLRTSSLGKRYGWGIHHNSQGKVAIYAVESEEYKAFLNDGNLKQVKAMRSSRQ; encoded by the coding sequence ATGAAAGACATGAACTATTATGAAACCTTTATTGCAGTAGCAGAAGATTGTCCTGTTAAAGTGGCAGAGATCCCCAAAGCCAAAAACGGCGGCAAAACCGTTCCAGTTATACAGTATGAAATGATAACAAACCACCCTTATCAATATACGCAAGAGGATGTCATGTTTGAAGTGTTCGCGCAGCGCAATGATATTCCCGATGAACAAAGATCCACAGAGAGAACCAAGTTTTTCTCTAAGGGACAACCCTGTCTTCGTACTTCTTCCTTGGGCAAACGTTATGGCTGGGGCATTCATCATAATTCACAAGGAAAAGTGGCGATCTACGCTGTTGAATCCGAAGAATATAAAGCCTTTCTAAACGATGGCAATTTAAAACAGGTAAAGGCGATGCGTTCGAGCCGTCAATAG
- a CDS encoding GNAT family N-acetyltransferase, protein MIREAEARDVEVIERLYKELLPNNLNTKVLAERIEEVRHNPNSFLFVYEVSDQVIGTAHLHICLDALVENRPFGVVERVIITEHVQSKGYGSELMKYIEDVCIQKNCIKVFLTSGSSRSEAHGFYTKLGYDGESSKAFKKYL, encoded by the coding sequence ATGATCAGAGAGGCCGAAGCAAGGGATGTCGAGGTTATTGAAAGGTTGTACAAAGAATTATTACCGAACAACCTAAATACGAAGGTACTGGCGGAGCGGATTGAAGAAGTAAGGCATAATCCCAACAGTTTCTTATTTGTTTACGAAGTCAGTGATCAGGTTATCGGGACTGCTCATTTACATATTTGTCTGGATGCCTTGGTGGAAAATAGACCCTTTGGCGTAGTTGAGCGTGTTATCATTACGGAACATGTGCAGAGCAAGGGATATGGATCTGAACTTATGAAGTATATAGAGGATGTATGCATACAGAAAAATTGTATAAAGGTGTTTCTCACCAGCGGTTCATCCAGATCCGAGGCACATGGCTTTTACACAAAGTTAGGATACGATGGGGAATCCAGCAAGGCTTTTAAAAAATATTTATAA
- a CDS encoding GNAT family N-acetyltransferase — MNEKQVTLQPITQENELECIQLKPREDQLNLVASNADSLIHATKEITSKPYGIFAEDRMVGFILFDNEIYSDGYYWILRFMIDEKYQGKGYAKLAIKEVINKLKERTDCKQIRVSHVPHNMVANALYKKSGFQETGEFEHNGDIILSYYLS, encoded by the coding sequence ATGAATGAAAAGCAAGTAACACTACAACCTATAACCCAAGAAAACGAATTAGAATGTATCCAGCTTAAACCGCGAGAAGACCAGCTGAATTTGGTCGCAAGCAATGCAGATTCCTTAATTCATGCGACAAAGGAGATCACCTCGAAGCCATACGGAATTTTTGCAGAGGACCGTATGGTAGGCTTTATTTTATTTGATAATGAGATATATAGTGACGGATATTATTGGATACTTCGATTCATGATTGATGAGAAATACCAGGGGAAAGGATACGCTAAACTGGCAATCAAGGAAGTGATTAATAAGTTAAAAGAGAGAACCGATTGCAAACAAATCAGGGTATCTCATGTGCCGCACAACATGGTGGCAAACGCTTTGTATAAGAAATCAGGGTTTCAGGAGACAGGTGAATTCGAGCACAATGGTGACATCATATTAAGTTATTATTTAAGTTGA
- a CDS encoding GNAT family N-acetyltransferase, with protein sequence MKIQYADETDYSYIFERDRHFHPSLVETKIKENEILMIWEQEARIGWMRYGYFWDNIPFMNMIWIDEPYRSGGIGRAVVQHWEHLMKQKGFDTVMTSTQSDEHAQHFYRKLGYVDAGSLLLETQPLEIILIKKI encoded by the coding sequence ATGAAGATTCAATATGCTGATGAAACCGATTACAGTTATATTTTTGAACGAGATCGACATTTCCATCCCTCGCTTGTGGAGACAAAGATCAAAGAGAACGAAATCCTGATGATATGGGAGCAAGAAGCGAGAATTGGATGGATGAGGTATGGTTATTTTTGGGATAACATTCCTTTCATGAATATGATCTGGATCGATGAACCCTATCGGAGTGGAGGGATTGGCAGAGCCGTCGTGCAGCACTGGGAGCATCTGATGAAGCAAAAAGGGTTTGATACGGTAATGACTTCTACACAGTCAGATGAACACGCGCAACACTTTTATAGAAAATTGGGGTATGTTGATGCGGGCTCTCTATTGCTGGAAACGCAGCCTTTGGAGATTATTTTGATCAAAAAAATCTAG